The DNA sequence ACCACAaaggttttgtgtggacagagGGTTCACAGCTAGAATACATGAAAATCACAGActgggaaaccgaggcacagggactaacccccccccccccagtactgCATGGGGGCCATGGGTCACAGAGAAAGTCAGTGTCAGAATCCAggctagaacccaggtctccagTCACCTAGCTTCCAGTACTTTCCAGGCTAGCTGCAGAGAGCAGGGGGCCAGCCTCCCCAGATGGGATGGGCAGGcaacttccctcttcctttccagtgTCTTCTCTATCCTCTCCACCCTTCTCAGCCCATGCTGGAAAGGACCTGGGGGCCCcaggggggagggtggggctaCGGGGCAGGGAAGGGTAGGTAGAAAGATAGCTTGGCAacgttctccccaccccacccccaggctgcccTGGTGCAGAGGTGACCTTATGCATTCTGGGATCCCCCAGCAcctttctgtctgtgctgctggAGGGTGGGGTCCAGAGCCCGGGTGAGTACGTGCCCAAGTTCCCCCACCCGCTCCTATGGAAAGGGcagccctgccctggcccagccACATCCCGAAATACCCACTGACCCTGGCAACAGCTTGCATTCCACTGGGCCAGCCGCCACACTCTGAGTGGGGGTGGGTTCTGGGAGCAGCTGCCCCCCGCTACCCAGGGCCCCgggctggaggtggagggcaCGGGGGCATTAAGCCTTCCCTGGCCTTCCCTGGCCAGCaaccctcctccttctgcccacaGGAAACATgctcctctgcctgtcccctgcTTGGCTGACGAAGGTGCCAGCACCTGGACAGCCGGGCGAGGCGGTCCTGCTGGTCTCTAAGGCTGTGAGCTTCCACCCAGGGGGCCTGACATTCCTGGAGGACTTTGTCCCCCCACGCCGAGCCACCTACTTCCTGgcgggcctggggctgggacctGGCCAGGGTCGAGAGGCAGCTGAACTTGCCCGTGACCTGACCTGCCCCACAGGAGCCTCGGCTGAGCTGGCCCGGCTGCTGGAGGACAGGCTGCTGACAAGGCGACTGCTGGCTCAGCAGGGTGGTGTGGCTGTGCCGGCCACCCTGGCTTTCACCTATAAGCCACCGGCACTGCTGCGGGGAGGGGATGCTAGCCCGGGCGTACGGATGGTGGAGCTGAGTGGCAAAGAGGGCCAGGAGACGCTGGTGAAGGAGGAAGTAGGGGCCTTTCTGCACTCCGGGGCCCTGGGTGATGCCCTGCAGGTAAAAGGCTCCTGCCTCCGAGGTCTGTCCAGATGCCAGCAGGATGGGACCCACGGGTGGTTACCAAGTCCTGCTGGGAAGCTGTCCCCAGCTTTGAGCACTACTGCTGGCGTCTCTCTCTGTGGCAATCCCCTCCCTTCTTACCTGAGTTTACACATTGGACCCTACGGTAGCCCACAGGTACGCGGGGTAGTAAGGaggcccccttcccctccctgtggcAGGTGGCTGTGAAGCTGAGTGGCTGGCGCTGGCGGGGGCGGCAGGCCTTGCGTGTGTGCCCACGCGCGGAGCTGGGCATGGTGGTGGACACGGTGCTGGCGTTGCTGGAGaaactggaggaggaggagagtgtCCTGGTGGAGGCTGTGTGCCCACCTGCCCGGCTGCCCTTCCCAGGTGAGAGTCCCCTGGGCCAGCCAGAAGTGGCAGCTTGGCTCCCGCCTGGCTGCTGTGTGCCGGGCTCAGGCCTCACTGTTTTTCTTCAGGCAGTCCCCCACCTGGCCCTGAGCTGGCCGTGCGGATCTGTGCTGTGGTGTGTCGGACTCAAGGTGACAggcccctgctgagcaaggtgaGCATGGCCCAGCGTTAGGTCCTGACCCTGCTGCcacaccccagcccagcccagccctaaCGCACTGCTGAGGGTCCCGGGCAGAGAGAAGACATAATCTTTGGGGGGAATCCTGGTGGCCTCTAGGAGGACTCCTGGGTCTGAcgctttttccctccctttccaccCTTCCTACCTCAGGGTAGGGTACCAGGGCCCAGGGCTGAATCCTCTTTCCAGGGAGCTCACACTCAGAGAAGAGGCTGACCCAGGGTCCCTGAACCGCCAGTGTCTGGAGTCCTTTAAGAGGGGCCTCCAAGCTAGGGAACTCAAGGCAGCTTGAGGACCCTCCTGGGAACACAGCTCTGAGTCAACCTGAGGGAGTCTCTGAGCCCTGCCCTTATGGAGGTCTAGGGGGGTGGGCACACCAGGGTGGCACAGGCCCCTGGCCTGCAGGAGCTAGGAGCAAGCGTGCTTGGAGCCTTCAGGGAGCGGAGACCTCAGCTGGGCCTGGAAGCCTGGGTAGAATGCCCTTAAGGTCTGAAGGACCAGGTGGGCAGTGGCAGGGGAAAGTGGTTTGTGCAGTGAAAGTCACAGTGGAGGTCTGGCCTGGATCTTGGCACAAGGGTAGGTGTGCAGGggcagtgggtgggtggggggtgtgtTAGTCCTGGGACGGCTCCTCCTGGGCCAACACCCTCAGCCACACCCTGCCCAGGTGGTGTGCAGCGTGGGCCGTCAGGACCGGCCTCTGCGGCACCGGAGCTCCTTGCCACAGACGCTGGAGGTGGCACTGGCTCGCTGTGGCCTGGGTGAGACGGGACAGGTGGCGGTCGTGCGACAGCGCGTCAAGACAGCGGCCGAGGCCGCGCTGGCCGCCGTGCTGGCCCTGGAGGCCGGCCTGAGCGCGGAGCAGCGCGGCGGGCGCCGGGCCCGCACAGACTTCCTCGGTGAGTGCGGAAGGCCCGGGCCGGGGCCGGGGAGGGGCCCGAGGCCGCAGGGCAGCCCTCGCTGagcccgcgccccccgcccggcccAGGCGTAGACTTCGCGCTGACGGTCGAGGGCCGCGCGCTGACCCCCGTGGCCCTGGAGCTGAACGGCGGCCTGTGTCTGGAGGCGTGCGGCGCGCTCGAGGGGCTGTGGGCCGCGCAGCACCCGCGCTCGGCGGCCGAGGACTCGGCGGCGGCGCCGCTCGTGGAAACCATGCTGCGGCGGTCTGCGCACTGCCTCATGGAGGGCAAGCAGCTGCTGCTGATCGGCGCGGGCGGCGTCAGCAAGAAGTTCGTGTGGGAGGCGGCGCGCGACTACGGGCTCAAGGTGGGcggggcgaggggcggggccggccCGGAGTCCCGGCCGCCGTACTGGAGGCGGTGCCGCGGGCGCAGGGGCGGtgaggggctggggcggggcggtGAGGGGTTGGGGCGGGGCAGAGCCTGCATTGGGCGTGTCCGCTAGGGGCTCTAGAGCCCAGGAGTACGGATCGGGGCCCCTGCCCGTCCAGGTTAGA is a window from the Ursus arctos isolate Adak ecotype North America unplaced genomic scaffold, UrsArc2.0 scaffold_23, whole genome shotgun sequence genome containing:
- the CARNS1 gene encoding carnosine synthase 1 isoform X2; its protein translation is MSCLQHAGLPETQDRSQVPRTGCPGAEVTLCILGSPSTFLSVLLEGGVQSPGNMLLCLSPAWLTKVPAPGQPGEAVLLVSKAVSFHPGGLTFLEDFVPPRRATYFLAGLGLGPGQGREAAELARDLTCPTGASAELARLLEDRLLTRRLLAQQGGVAVPATLAFTYKPPALLRGGDASPGVRMVELSGKEGQETLVKEEVGAFLHSGALGDALQVAVKLSGWRWRGRQALRVCPRAELGMVVDTVLALLEKLEEEESVLVEAVCPPARLPFPGSPPPGPELAVRICAVVCRTQGDRPLLSKVVCSVGRQDRPLRHRSSLPQTLEVALARCGLGETGQVAVVRQRVKTAAEAALAAVLALEAGLSAEQRGGRRARTDFLGVDFALTVEGRALTPVALELNGGLCLEACGALEGLWAAQHPRSAAEDSAAAPLVETMLRRSAHCLMEGKQLLLIGAGGVSKKFVWEAARDYGLKLHLVESDPNHFASQLVQTFIHFDVTEHRRDEENARLLAELVRARGLQLDGCFSYWDDCLVLTALLCQELGLPCSPPAAMRLAKQKSCTQLHLLRCQGPPWPAPSLHAVPCCPLESEADVEKAVHQVPLPGVMKLEFGAGAVGVRLVEDAPQCHEHFSRVARDLQGEADHPGIGLGWGNAMLLMEFVEGTEHDVDLVLFGGRLLAAFVSDNGPTRLPGFTETAACMPTGLAPEQEAQLVQAAFRCCLGCGLLDGVFNVELKLTGAGPKLIEINPRMGGFYLRDWILELYGVDLLLAAAMVACGLRPALPTHPRARGHLVGVMCLMSQHLQVLNSTSSRETLQALHDQGLLRFNLLEEILEQGEYEEPYCSVACAGSSPAEARLRLLGLCQGLGIDGPHYPVAHFLSHFK